Within the Gammaproteobacteria bacterium genome, the region GGCGCGGCGGCCAGGCGCCCGTCTTCGAGGCGGCAGACGCGGTCGAGGCGCGACGCGAGGTGCTGGTCGTGGGTTGCGAACACCAGCGTGCTGTTGAAGTCGCGGTTGAGGTCGAACATCTCGGCGGTGACCTGTTCGGCGGTGGCGCGGTCGAGTTGGCCGGTCGGCTCGTCGGCCAGCACCACGGCGGGGCGCGTAATCAGCGCGCGGCACACGGCGGTGCGCTGGCGCTCGCCGCCGGACAACTGGTGCGGCTTGTGGCCGGCGCGGCGGCGCAGGCCAACGCGGTCGAGCATGGCGAGGCCGCGGTCGCGCGCGTCGCGGCGGTTGTCGCCGCGTATCAGCAGCGGCATCACGACATTCTCCAGCACGCTGAAATCGTTCAGCAGGTGGTGGAACTGATAGACAAAGCCGATGCTGCGGTTGCGAAGGCGGCCCAACGCGGCGCCGGACAGCGCCGCCAGCGGCTCGCCGCACAGCCGGATGTCGCCGGCGTCGGGGCAATCAAGGCCGCCCAGCAGGTGCAGCAGCGTGCTCTTGCCCGAACCGGACACGCCGACGACGGCGATGCTCTCGCCCGCCGCCGCCGCCAGGTCGAGGCCCTTCAGCACCTCGACGCGCAACGGGCCGTCGCCGTAACTCTTGCACAGCGCGCGGCACTCAACGGCGGGCGCGGTCACGACTCTCCGAGCACCTCGGCGGGGCGGATGCGCGCCGCGCGCCACGCCGGGTAAATCGTCGCCAGCACCGTCAGCACGAAGGTCAGCCCGGCGACGAGGACGACATCCGACGCCAGCAGCCGCGACGGCACCTCGGTGATCGGGTACACATCGGGCGACAGAAACCGGAAGCCGGTGGCGCGCTCGATGGCGGCGACCAGCCGCTCGAGATGGCTCGCCAGCGCGACGCCGCCGGCGACGCCGAGCGCATTGCCGGCGAGGCCGATCAAGCACCCCTTGACGATGAAAATCTTCATGATGCGCCGCGGCGCCATGCCCATCGTCTTCAGGATGGCGATGTCGGCGCGCTTCTCGATGACGACCATGACCAGCATCGAGATGATGTTGAAGGCGGCGACGGCGATGATCAGCGTCATCACAATCAGCATCAGCAGTTTCTCCAGTTCAATCGCGCGAAAGAAATTGCTGTGGCTGCGCGTCCAGTCCACGACGCCGTATTCGGGCGACAGCAGCAGGTTCAGCCGCCGCGTGATGCGCGGCGCCTCGAACAGGTCGTTGAGGCGCAGGCGAACGCCGCTGACGGCGCCGTCCAGGCGCATCAATTTGCGCGCGTCCTCCAGGTGCAGCAGCGCGA harbors:
- a CDS encoding ABC transporter ATP-binding protein, coding for MTAPAVECRALCKSYGDGPLRVEVLKGLDLAAAAGESIAVVGVSGSGKSTLLHLLGGLDCPDAGDIRLCGEPLAALSGAALGRLRNRSIGFVYQFHHLLNDFSVLENVVMPLLIRGDNRRDARDRGLAMLDRVGLRRRAGHKPHQLSGGERQRTAVCRALITRPAVVLADEPTGQLDRATAEQVTAEMFDLNRDFNSTLVFATHDQHLASRLDRVCRLEDGRLAAAP
- a CDS encoding lipoprotein-releasing ABC transporter permease subunit; translated protein: MPAIEYRIGWRYTRGKKQNHFISFVSLISVLGIAIGATVIITVLSIMNGFKEEIRERMLDMVSHATLVGAGAGIDDWRTLKDELESDGDVVAAAPLIDMQGMLMNGDRVSGAYMHGVLPELEARVSNVAGHMESGSLELLKAGAFNAILGHALANHLRVAPGDRVTVVSPQTSVTPAGIIPRMRRFTVAGTFKSGLSQFDRSIALLHLEDARKLMRLDGAVSGVRLRLNDLFEAPRITRRLNLLLSPEYGVVDWTRSHSNFFRAIELEKLLMLIVMTLIIAVAAFNIISMLVMVVIEKRADIAILKTMGMAPRRIMKIFIVKGCLIGLAGNALGVAGGVALASHLERLVAAIERATGFRFLSPDVYPITEVPSRLLASDVVLVAGLTFVLTVLATIYPAWRAARIRPAEVLGES